One window of the Candidatus Phycorickettsia trachydisci genome contains the following:
- the ndk gene encoding nucleoside-diphosphate kinase: MSVEKTFVMIKPDALRRNISGVVVAYFEEEGLEVAAQKMVQLTSERAAEFYAEHKERPFFPTLVKNITEGPVIPIVLKGENAISKAREVIGATNPAEAAEGTIRGDLGESLDFNTVHGSDSPQSAEREISFFFAQDEILK; the protein is encoded by the coding sequence ATGTCAGTAGAAAAAACATTTGTAATGATTAAACCTGATGCCTTAAGAAGAAACATCTCAGGCGTTGTAGTCGCATATTTTGAAGAAGAAGGTCTTGAAGTTGCAGCTCAAAAAATGGTTCAGTTAACATCAGAGCGCGCTGCAGAATTTTATGCCGAGCATAAAGAGCGTCCATTTTTTCCTACTTTAGTGAAAAACATTACGGAAGGGCCTGTGATTCCTATAGTACTTAAGGGAGAAAATGCAATTTCTAAAGCAAGAGAAGTGATTGGAGCCACAAACCCTGCTGAGGCAGCTGAAGGAACCATTAGGGGAGATTTAGGAGAAAGTTTAGATTTCAATACAGTCCACGGTTCTGATAGCCCACAATCTGCAGAAAGAGAAATTAGCTTCTTTTTTGCACAAGATGAAATTTTAAAATAA
- the lpxC gene encoding UDP-3-O-acyl-N-acetylglucosamine deacetylase, with amino-acid sequence MNYQATICTSMSCYGEGVHGGRMSQLILEPAPANTGIVFIRTDVTKHPNVIQATYNNVTETNLSTIVSNEHGVKVSTIEHLMAALYSFQIDNLIIKIDGPEVPIMDGSSRPFIFMLECAGTKILDTKRKSIKILKELEVSHGDAFITVKPDDTLEIDTSIDFASSIIGKQQMTFNNNSIFKDEIAAARSFGFVRDLKYLNSRGLALGVSLQNAVGIDEQDKALVDLRFEDEFVRHKILDSIGDFYTAGNVIGNFRCHKSGHFLNNQILRKIFSDSSNYIVC; translated from the coding sequence ATGAATTATCAAGCTACCATTTGTACATCTATGAGTTGTTATGGAGAGGGTGTACATGGTGGCAGGATGTCTCAACTGATTTTAGAGCCCGCTCCTGCAAACACTGGAATTGTTTTTATTCGCACAGATGTTACAAAACATCCAAACGTAATACAAGCAACATATAATAATGTCACAGAAACTAACCTTTCAACAATAGTTTCAAACGAACACGGAGTAAAAGTATCTACTATTGAACATCTCATGGCCGCTCTTTACAGCTTCCAAATTGATAATCTTATTATTAAAATCGATGGTCCCGAAGTTCCTATTATGGATGGTAGCAGCAGACCATTTATCTTCATGCTAGAATGTGCTGGCACTAAAATATTAGATACCAAAAGAAAATCCATTAAAATTTTAAAAGAACTTGAAGTATCTCATGGTGATGCGTTTATAACAGTTAAGCCCGATGATACTCTTGAGATTGACACATCTATAGATTTTGCAAGCAGCATCATTGGAAAGCAGCAAATGACATTTAACAATAATAGTATATTTAAAGATGAGATTGCTGCAGCACGTAGCTTTGGGTTTGTGCGCGATTTAAAATACTTAAACAGCAGAGGTCTTGCTCTTGGCGTTAGTCTTCAAAATGCTGTTGGAATCGATGAGCAAGATAAAGCATTAGTAGATCTACGTTTCGAAGATGAATTCGTAAGGCATAAAATCTTAGACTCAATAGGTGATTTTTACACCGCTGGCAATGTTATCGGCAACTTCCGCTGTCATAAAAGTGGTCACTTTTTAAACAATCAAATTCTTCGCAAAATCTTTTCAGATTCAAGCAATTATATCGTTTGCTAG
- the lpdA gene encoding dihydrolipoyl dehydrogenase, producing the protein MQKFDLLVIGAGPGGYVAAIRAAQLGMKVAIAEREHLGGICLNWGCIPTKSLLKSAAVLDAIKHAKDYGVEVSAPKASLASMVEKSREAAAKLGQGVKSLLKKNKVEIIEGEAKLLGNSKVSVGANTYEAKNIIIATGARARVIPGLEFDGSKILSYKEAMIQKDLPKSIAIIGAGAIGIEFASFYNSLGSKVTLIEMQDKILFNEDEEIATIAHKSFEKKGITIITEAKVKGVKKGAQLTLELDTKKGPSSLQVEKVIVAAGVVANTENLGLDKTKVKVVDGQIKVDEYLQTDEKGVFAIGDVISAPWLAHKASHEGILCVEFMAGHKVKPIDKTNIPGCIYSDPQVASVGLTEAKARSLGKEIKVGKFPFFANGKAIASGYTEGLVKTIFDAKTGELLGAHMVGPYVSEMINTYVLAKTSELTEQEIIHTIFPHPTLSEMLHESVLDAYGKAIHI; encoded by the coding sequence ATGCAAAAATTCGACTTATTAGTAATAGGCGCAGGTCCCGGAGGATACGTTGCAGCTATAAGAGCAGCGCAGTTAGGTATGAAAGTTGCTATTGCTGAAAGAGAGCATTTAGGAGGGATTTGTCTAAATTGGGGATGTATACCCACAAAAAGCTTACTTAAATCAGCTGCAGTATTAGATGCTATCAAGCATGCAAAGGATTATGGAGTTGAGGTTAGTGCTCCTAAAGCAAGTTTAGCTAGTATGGTCGAAAAATCTAGAGAAGCTGCTGCCAAACTTGGTCAAGGTGTTAAGTCATTATTAAAGAAGAATAAAGTCGAAATCATAGAGGGGGAAGCTAAGTTACTTGGTAATTCAAAAGTTTCGGTAGGCGCCAATACATATGAGGCAAAAAATATCATTATCGCAACGGGTGCAAGGGCTAGAGTAATTCCCGGCTTAGAATTTGATGGTTCAAAAATCCTATCTTATAAAGAGGCAATGATTCAAAAGGATTTACCAAAAAGTATAGCAATTATCGGTGCAGGTGCAATCGGCATTGAGTTTGCATCTTTTTATAATTCCTTAGGGTCTAAAGTTACTCTAATCGAAATGCAAGATAAGATCTTGTTCAATGAAGATGAAGAAATTGCTACAATCGCACATAAGTCTTTCGAGAAGAAAGGAATCACGATTATTACAGAGGCTAAAGTTAAAGGCGTGAAAAAAGGTGCTCAGCTAACACTAGAATTAGATACTAAAAAAGGACCATCTAGCTTGCAAGTTGAAAAGGTTATTGTCGCAGCTGGAGTTGTTGCAAATACCGAAAATCTAGGGCTTGATAAGACAAAAGTTAAAGTAGTTGATGGCCAAATCAAAGTTGATGAATACTTGCAAACTGATGAAAAGGGAGTATTTGCTATTGGAGACGTAATATCAGCACCTTGGCTTGCACATAAAGCAAGTCATGAGGGAATACTGTGCGTAGAGTTTATGGCAGGTCACAAGGTAAAGCCTATCGATAAAACTAATATTCCAGGATGTATTTATAGTGATCCACAAGTAGCAAGTGTTGGACTTACTGAAGCAAAGGCTCGCAGCTTGGGTAAAGAGATAAAAGTTGGTAAGTTTCCATTTTTTGCTAATGGTAAAGCAATTGCATCAGGATACACTGAAGGCCTTGTTAAAACTATTTTTGATGCAAAAACGGGTGAGCTTCTAGGTGCGCATATGGTAGGTCCATATGTTAGCGAAATGATCAATACTTATGTTCTTGCAAAAACATCTGAACTGACTGAGCAAGAAATTATACATACAATCTTTCCTCATCCAACATTATCTGAAATGTTGCACGAATCCGTACTAGATGCTTATGGTAAGGCTATACATATTTAG
- a CDS encoding pyruvate dehydrogenase complex E1 component subunit beta, whose product MTQITVRQALRDAMYEEMKADETVFLMGEEVAQYKGAYKVSQDLLEHFGPERIIDTPITEHGFTGLAIGAAFGGLKPIVEFMTFNFAMQAIDQIINSAAKTHYMSGGKIKCPIVFRGPNGAAARVAAQHSQNYSAWYAHVPGLKVIAPYSAEDAKGLLKSAIRDPNPVIFLENEILYGHTFDVPDEVSDIEIGKARIVRTGKDVTIISFSRQMELAIKAADELANLGIDAEVIDLRTLRPLDEDTILSSVKKTNRVVTVEEGWFFAGIGVSIAGIIMQKAFDYLDAPVEFVTGKDVPLPYAENLEKLALPSLDEVIAAAKKVCYIQK is encoded by the coding sequence ATGACTCAAATTACAGTTAGACAAGCATTAAGAGATGCGATGTATGAAGAAATGAAGGCTGATGAAACAGTTTTCCTTATGGGCGAAGAAGTAGCACAATATAAAGGTGCCTATAAGGTATCACAAGATTTGCTAGAGCATTTTGGACCTGAACGAATTATTGATACACCTATTACAGAGCACGGATTTACTGGTCTTGCAATTGGCGCTGCTTTTGGAGGATTAAAGCCAATAGTTGAGTTTATGACCTTCAATTTTGCCATGCAAGCAATCGACCAGATCATTAATTCTGCAGCCAAAACGCATTACATGTCAGGTGGGAAGATTAAATGTCCTATAGTCTTCCGTGGACCAAATGGTGCAGCAGCTAGAGTCGCAGCTCAGCACAGCCAAAATTATTCTGCATGGTATGCTCATGTGCCTGGACTAAAAGTTATTGCGCCATATAGCGCAGAAGATGCAAAAGGCTTATTAAAAAGCGCTATTAGAGATCCTAATCCTGTCATCTTCCTAGAAAACGAGATCTTATATGGACATACTTTTGATGTACCAGATGAGGTGAGCGATATAGAAATTGGTAAGGCTAGAATTGTGCGCACAGGAAAAGATGTCACAATCATAAGTTTTTCGCGCCAAATGGAACTAGCCATAAAAGCAGCAGATGAGTTAGCAAACTTAGGAATTGATGCTGAAGTAATTGACCTTAGAACCTTGCGGCCACTAGATGAAGATACAATACTAAGCTCAGTTAAAAAGACTAATAGAGTTGTTACTGTTGAAGAAGGGTGGTTTTTTGCGGGTATTGGAGTTAGTATCGCTGGAATCATTATGCAAAAAGCTTTTGATTATCTAGATGCTCCTGTGGAATTTGTGACAGGTAAAGATGTCCCGCTGCCTTATGCTGAAAATCTAGAGAAATTAGCTCTACCTAGCTTAGATGAAGTAATTGCTGCTGCAAAAAAAGTGTGTTATATACAGAAATAA
- a CDS encoding ankyrin repeat domain-containing protein, translating into MSSIDIDMNNEAKIYPDKLEEVSFPILGELGQKKFNLLFAAALKGDGNEIMLLLRQGAALHALSPNAWGLAHALACGVRGEFLEALLEKGLNLNLEGPNGMVPIQLAARSSNLNVIKWFIAKGLGARDLEDLDLLHHIAEGKVNKLADEFKDAQSDEGEDVFLHQTITSKYLIEEHKLSVDTKNSDNWTPLHLAAREGNTVLMGLLINSGANFNSPGHLDKTPLHEAISGGHLEAVKLLVSLGVSLQDPDRSYDSCPMRTALENGQIHIAEYFIEQDVNPLRGSYGVDLISCAMNAMQLHVMKWYSDLGVEIKKYLRDRDSAQNPKLDVEILKWLKSIDFDLTQPLNSNTLMHIAALDGQVDVMEYLRKQGLELDEVNYQLMTPVHRAAWSGHLNVLKYLKSQEINLNQADKDGQTPIFYAIQSGNFEVINYLIENGEDLKRKDKYNNNLLHIAVRQNNISIIHWLLSKGVAVNQINDDDDTPFDEVIKSDTKNVKVLKLLEAYGARVIPEDIEEVGADILYNEGSMSDGSGVKAIRIELISWFVEHGLSEGFLEEFVISLIYECCKRGRIDKLSTLEKYMDGVPLKMRNVQDLVKYAAMHQKSSILKWLEVREIDFTATFFNLEDDTYNINCQIFAAKWIADYGVEAHISATVGERLFKYANRYDNPKAVEFIQNIKTTCGTIESPKNIDQNLLYNAVALGNIELIKKFYMKGGNLNISDQEGNTLLHHALSKKASDDNSEVIEFLIENGISLNATNNLGLSPLKLAIDFKKYNVVLLLCSLGAKIDVDDKNTLLCFLEQEQLDKVFAGDNLEQQAKAIFHIIYSYRSTVEYQDSELDKILGNKLSLIESAIETDIREIITKHNYIGLDHVSVNQSEQEVYSINLDTPKSRNVVEETGQDVMGEVEANSCCCLIS; encoded by the coding sequence ATGTCTTCTATTGACATAGATATGAATAATGAGGCAAAGATTTATCCTGATAAATTAGAAGAAGTATCATTTCCGATCTTAGGTGAGTTAGGCCAGAAAAAATTCAACTTGTTATTTGCTGCAGCCTTAAAAGGAGATGGTAATGAAATAATGCTTTTATTGCGTCAAGGAGCGGCTCTGCATGCTCTATCACCTAATGCATGGGGTTTAGCGCATGCATTAGCGTGTGGAGTAAGAGGAGAATTTTTAGAAGCGCTACTTGAAAAAGGTCTTAACCTTAACCTTGAGGGGCCTAATGGTATGGTTCCTATTCAGTTGGCTGCAAGGTCTAGTAATTTAAATGTTATTAAGTGGTTCATAGCAAAAGGTTTAGGGGCGAGAGATTTAGAAGACTTAGACTTACTTCATCATATAGCAGAGGGGAAGGTTAATAAATTGGCAGATGAGTTTAAAGATGCCCAAAGTGATGAAGGGGAGGATGTTTTTTTACATCAGACGATTACGTCAAAATATCTTATAGAAGAGCATAAGCTAAGTGTAGACACTAAAAATTCAGATAATTGGACACCGTTGCATCTAGCTGCTCGTGAAGGTAACACGGTACTTATGGGCCTTTTAATAAATTCTGGGGCTAACTTTAACTCTCCGGGGCATTTAGATAAAACTCCACTGCACGAAGCAATTAGTGGTGGACACCTTGAAGCGGTAAAGCTTTTAGTTTCACTAGGGGTAAGTCTTCAGGATCCAGATAGAAGTTATGATTCTTGTCCAATGCGTACAGCTCTAGAAAATGGTCAAATTCATATAGCAGAATATTTCATAGAGCAAGATGTTAATCCTTTGAGGGGTAGTTATGGGGTCGACCTAATATCTTGTGCGATGAATGCCATGCAGCTTCATGTAATGAAATGGTATTCTGACCTAGGTGTTGAAATAAAGAAATATTTAAGGGATAGGGATAGTGCGCAGAACCCTAAGTTAGATGTAGAAATATTGAAATGGCTTAAAAGCATAGATTTTGATCTAACGCAGCCTTTAAATTCAAATACTCTAATGCATATAGCTGCTTTAGATGGTCAGGTAGATGTTATGGAGTACCTAAGAAAGCAAGGATTGGAGCTTGATGAGGTAAATTATCAGCTAATGACTCCAGTACATAGAGCGGCTTGGAGCGGTCATTTAAACGTTTTAAAATATTTAAAGTCTCAAGAAATAAATTTAAATCAAGCAGATAAAGATGGTCAAACGCCTATTTTTTATGCTATTCAAAGTGGCAATTTTGAAGTTATTAATTACTTAATTGAAAATGGTGAAGATTTAAAAAGAAAGGATAAGTATAATAATAATCTTCTTCACATTGCAGTACGTCAAAATAATATATCTATTATTCATTGGCTTTTAAGTAAGGGCGTTGCAGTTAATCAAATCAATGATGATGATGATACTCCTTTTGACGAAGTTATTAAGTCTGATACAAAAAATGTAAAAGTGTTAAAATTATTAGAGGCTTATGGTGCTCGCGTTATTCCAGAAGATATTGAAGAAGTTGGAGCTGATATACTTTATAATGAAGGATCTATGTCGGATGGTTCTGGTGTTAAAGCAATAAGAATCGAACTGATAAGTTGGTTTGTAGAGCATGGTCTATCGGAAGGTTTCTTAGAAGAATTCGTAATCTCGTTAATTTATGAATGTTGTAAGCGTGGCAGGATAGATAAGCTGAGTACCCTAGAAAAATATATGGATGGGGTGCCGTTAAAGATGAGAAATGTTCAAGATTTAGTTAAATATGCTGCGATGCACCAAAAATCCAGTATTTTAAAATGGCTTGAAGTAAGAGAGATCGATTTCACAGCGACTTTCTTTAACTTAGAAGATGATACCTACAACATTAATTGCCAGATATTTGCAGCAAAGTGGATTGCTGATTATGGGGTTGAGGCTCATATATCAGCTACCGTAGGGGAAAGGTTATTCAAGTATGCAAATAGGTATGATAATCCTAAAGCGGTAGAATTCATTCAAAATATAAAGACAACTTGTGGAACAATTGAGTCGCCTAAAAATATAGATCAAAATCTTTTATATAATGCAGTAGCCTTGGGTAATATTGAGCTCATAAAAAAGTTCTATATGAAAGGAGGGAATCTTAATATATCGGATCAGGAGGGTAACACTCTATTACATCATGCTTTAAGTAAAAAGGCCTCAGATGATAATTCAGAGGTTATAGAATTTTTGATAGAAAATGGTATCAGTCTTAATGCAACAAACAATCTTGGTCTTTCTCCCTTGAAACTAGCAATAGATTTTAAAAAGTATAATGTAGTTTTATTGCTTTGTAGTTTAGGAGCTAAAATAGATGTGGATGATAAAAATACTCTACTTTGCTTTTTAGAACAAGAGCAACTTGATAAGGTTTTTGCTGGTGATAATTTAGAACAGCAAGCAAAAGCTATATTCCATATTATTTATTCGTATAGGTCTACTGTAGAATACCAAGATAGTGAATTAGATAAGATATTGGGAAATAAGTTGTCTCTGATTGAATCTGCTATAGAGACTGATATAAGAGAAATTATAACAAAGCATAATTATATCGGATTAGATCACGTATCTGTAAATCAAAGTGAACAAGAAGTTTATTCTATCAATTTAGATACACCTAAAAGTAGAAATGTGGTAGAAGAGACGGGTCAAGATGTAATGGGCGAAGTGGAGGCTAATAGTTGTTGTTGCTTAATCTCTTAG
- a CDS encoding bifunctional folylpolyglutamate synthase/dihydrofolate synthase codes for MVFMPHWPKPLNFKPINYNLDNMQHLLEILGNPQDNLPPTIHIAGTNGKGSTNAYIRSICKAAGLSYHAYTSPHLIDFNERIVLHNEKISDEYLFELCETVRIVAEKASLQPTFFEGTTAVAFLAFSRKYADLLILETGIGGRLDATNLVQKPLMSIITPISFDHMDVLGHTLSSIAYEKAGIIKPHVACVVSSQVPEVEEVLFKKAYEQNSPFILYGRDFGVHKTQDGFEFMSQYLNCNFPMPALKGDHQILNAATTIAALSFGQNLFEFSQDHFAEGLKNVYWPARITQVNECRKFITQSPNVNVWVDGAHNHHGAKVLANWIKDELSGEISLIIGMTKNRDANLFLSEFEGIFNNIYTVPVKSEPLSYSSEALAQLATHFKPTSCKSLEDALSQVKADHLIITGSLFLAVDVFKLTSIMSTENWTKC; via the coding sequence ATGGTTTTCATGCCCCATTGGCCTAAGCCTTTAAACTTTAAGCCTATAAACTATAATCTAGACAATATGCAACATCTGCTTGAGATCCTAGGTAATCCCCAAGATAATTTGCCGCCTACAATTCATATAGCAGGAACAAATGGCAAAGGTTCGACTAATGCCTATATTAGGAGTATTTGCAAGGCAGCAGGTTTATCATATCATGCTTATACATCACCGCACCTTATAGACTTTAATGAAAGAATAGTTCTGCATAATGAAAAAATCAGTGATGAATATTTATTTGAGTTATGCGAGACCGTAAGGATTGTTGCAGAAAAAGCAAGCTTGCAGCCAACATTTTTTGAAGGCACAACTGCAGTTGCCTTTTTGGCATTTTCGCGCAAATATGCAGACTTACTGATCTTAGAGACTGGAATTGGAGGACGTTTAGATGCAACGAATTTAGTGCAGAAACCTCTAATGAGCATTATTACGCCAATTTCGTTCGACCATATGGACGTTTTGGGGCATACGTTATCGAGTATTGCGTATGAAAAGGCCGGAATTATAAAGCCGCATGTAGCTTGTGTTGTTAGCAGCCAGGTTCCCGAAGTAGAAGAAGTACTGTTCAAAAAAGCATATGAGCAGAATTCGCCTTTTATTTTGTATGGCAGAGATTTTGGAGTTCACAAGACTCAAGATGGCTTTGAATTTATGTCTCAGTATTTAAATTGCAATTTCCCTATGCCCGCTTTAAAAGGAGATCATCAAATCTTAAATGCGGCAACAACAATCGCTGCTCTTAGCTTTGGGCAAAATCTTTTCGAGTTTAGCCAAGATCATTTCGCAGAAGGTTTGAAGAATGTATATTGGCCAGCAAGAATTACGCAAGTAAACGAGTGCCGTAAATTTATAACTCAAAGTCCTAATGTTAATGTTTGGGTAGATGGGGCTCACAATCATCATGGAGCAAAGGTTTTGGCAAATTGGATTAAAGATGAATTATCTGGAGAAATTAGCCTTATCATTGGTATGACTAAGAATAGGGATGCAAATCTTTTTTTGAGCGAGTTTGAAGGTATATTCAATAATATATATACGGTGCCTGTAAAAAGCGAACCTCTTAGTTATTCATCAGAGGCTTTGGCACAGCTTGCTACTCATTTTAAACCTACTTCTTGCAAGTCTTTAGAAGATGCTTTATCACAAGTAAAGGCTGACCATCTTATTATCACTGGTTCTTTATTCTTAGCAGTAGATGTATTTAAGCTCACTAGCATAATGTCCACTGAAAATTGGACAAAGTGTTAA
- a CDS encoding pyruvate dehydrogenase complex dihydrolipoamide acetyltransferase — translation MPINILMPALSPTMTKGNLIKWYKKEGDEVSSGEVIFDVETDKATMEVEAPGDGKLGKIVIGDQSKDIAVGSIVGLLLEDGEEASNLQVPEKTPEPSSPKAEPEEKVHIEISAPACKSQAPEKPAEKVFVSPLAKRMAEQNNINLKTLQGSGPNNRVVKSDILAFLANNGLRVVAQEVELVPHSAMRVAIASRLTESKQTIPHFYLNIEAQVDELLKVRSAINSKSSTKISINDFIIKACGLALKELPGVNSSWSDEGIKRYSSVDVSVAVSVDQGLITPIIKDTDLKSLSNISNEMKSLATRAKENKLKLEEFQGGNFTISNLGMFGIKHFAAIINPPQSCILAVGALNQKPVVKDGQIVVGNVIEFTLSCDHRVVDGVLGAEFLKLLKGYLEEPLSILI, via the coding sequence ATGCCTATAAATATTTTAATGCCTGCTTTATCGCCAACTATGACGAAAGGAAATTTGATCAAGTGGTATAAAAAAGAAGGAGATGAGGTTTCATCCGGAGAAGTTATTTTTGATGTTGAAACCGATAAAGCTACTATGGAGGTTGAAGCTCCTGGAGATGGGAAGTTAGGCAAAATTGTTATAGGAGATCAAAGCAAGGATATAGCAGTAGGTAGTATTGTCGGGTTGCTTTTAGAAGATGGGGAAGAGGCAAGTAATTTGCAAGTACCTGAAAAAACTCCTGAGCCTTCTAGTCCAAAAGCTGAGCCAGAAGAAAAAGTACATATCGAAATTTCTGCACCAGCTTGTAAATCTCAGGCGCCAGAAAAACCAGCAGAAAAAGTTTTTGTATCGCCTCTTGCAAAAAGAATGGCCGAGCAAAACAATATTAATCTAAAAACTTTACAAGGTAGCGGCCCTAACAACAGAGTCGTTAAATCAGATATCTTAGCGTTTTTAGCAAACAACGGACTAAGAGTAGTAGCTCAAGAGGTAGAGTTGGTACCACACAGTGCTATGAGGGTGGCAATTGCATCAAGGTTAACAGAGTCTAAACAAACTATACCTCATTTTTATCTAAATATTGAGGCACAAGTTGATGAATTGCTAAAGGTTAGGAGCGCGATTAACTCCAAAAGCAGTACCAAAATCTCTATTAATGACTTCATTATCAAAGCGTGCGGCCTAGCTCTTAAAGAGCTACCAGGAGTAAATAGCAGCTGGAGTGATGAAGGTATTAAAAGGTATAGCAGCGTTGATGTATCAGTTGCCGTATCTGTAGATCAAGGCTTAATTACCCCTATCATTAAAGATACAGACCTTAAATCTTTATCTAATATTTCGAATGAAATGAAAAGTTTAGCTACTAGAGCTAAAGAAAACAAGCTTAAATTAGAAGAGTTCCAAGGAGGAAATTTTACTATATCTAACCTAGGAATGTTTGGTATTAAGCATTTTGCTGCAATTATCAATCCTCCTCAATCTTGCATCTTGGCAGTTGGTGCCTTAAATCAAAAGCCTGTAGTGAAAGATGGTCAAATTGTTGTAGGGAACGTAATAGAATTTACTTTATCATGTGATCATAGGGTAGTAGATGGGGTCTTAGGAGCTGAGTTCTTGAAGTTATTAAAAGGCTATCTAGAAGAGCCGCTTAGTATTTTAATATAA
- a CDS encoding ankyrin repeat domain-containing protein, with amino-acid sequence MDGKEIDLISAIDKSDLTTVEKLLSQGVDIDSLVLQKVAACQNIEIVRAILEKIPNPDRQQSDRPTPLQTAVECNSPEVVKLFLDKRANPNLYNRGNGKTILFSAIERGDTAMLRLLLDYGLNVDEPIYRTGIYRIRERDSRGFRTLNGERTQEINRIKTLPPEAYARERGLTEIATMIEEHRKSKEQKASYDSSTIVAEGYISEGTDVTNRTSWVGSISDKPPSPKQR; translated from the coding sequence ATGGACGGTAAGGAGATAGATTTGATATCAGCAATAGATAAAAGTGACTTGACAACTGTAGAAAAACTTTTAAGTCAAGGAGTTGATATAGATAGTCTTGTTCTACAAAAAGTTGCTGCATGTCAGAATATAGAAATAGTAAGGGCAATATTAGAAAAAATCCCTAATCCAGATAGACAACAAAGCGACAGGCCCACTCCTCTGCAAACAGCAGTAGAATGTAATTCTCCTGAAGTTGTAAAGCTATTCCTGGATAAGCGCGCAAATCCTAACCTGTATAACCGAGGTAACGGAAAGACAATATTATTTAGCGCCATAGAAAGAGGAGATACTGCAATGCTAAGGCTACTCTTAGATTATGGCTTAAACGTTGATGAACCTATTTATCGCACAGGAATATATAGAATCCGCGAAAGAGATTCTCGAGGATTTAGAACTCTTAATGGAGAACGCACTCAGGAGATTAATAGAATAAAAACCCTACCACCTGAGGCTTATGCACGTGAACGTGGATTAACTGAAATAGCTACAATGATAGAAGAACATCGAAAGTCAAAAGAACAAAAAGCTAGCTACGATTCTTCAACGATTGTCGCTGAAGGCTATATTAGTGAGGGAACAGACGTTACGAATCGTACAAGTTGGGTTGGATCAATTTCTGACAAACCCCCTTCTCCAAAGCAAAGATGA
- the pdhA gene encoding pyruvate dehydrogenase (acetyl-transferring) E1 component subunit alpha codes for MLNKDLYISALKQMLLIRRFEEKCAQFYGMQMIGGFCHLYIGQEAVVAATFAAKKPNDPTVTSYRCHGHTIASGIDPKYVFAELLGRDTGSSRGKGGSMHLFNTDGHFYGGHGIVAAQIPIGTGLAFAQKYRKTGNICYTFLGDGAANQGQMFEAFNMAELWSLPVLYIIENNEYAMGTSVARSTGESHLYKRGESLGIKGAQVDGMDFEKTYTAIKKATDEIRKTNIPQILEVKTYRYRGHSMSDPATYRTKEEVEGYKANDPIERIKKQIVAKKYLDEAQIKEMDQEIKQVIKEAASFAETSPLPQEQELYTDIYIQV; via the coding sequence ATGTTAAACAAAGATTTATACATCTCTGCTCTTAAGCAGATGCTTCTTATCCGCAGGTTTGAAGAAAAATGTGCCCAATTTTATGGTATGCAAATGATAGGTGGTTTTTGCCATCTATACATAGGTCAAGAAGCCGTAGTTGCAGCTACATTTGCTGCAAAAAAGCCTAACGATCCAACAGTGACAAGTTATCGCTGCCATGGTCATACTATTGCATCTGGAATAGATCCAAAATACGTTTTTGCTGAGCTCTTAGGTAGAGATACTGGCTCGTCAAGAGGCAAAGGAGGTTCAATGCACCTATTTAATACAGATGGTCATTTTTATGGAGGCCACGGTATTGTTGCTGCCCAAATTCCAATAGGAACAGGTCTGGCTTTTGCTCAAAAGTATAGAAAAACAGGCAATATCTGCTATACATTTTTAGGAGATGGTGCTGCCAACCAAGGTCAAATGTTTGAGGCATTTAACATGGCTGAGCTTTGGTCTTTACCAGTACTTTACATTATAGAAAACAACGAATACGCTATGGGAACATCTGTTGCAAGGTCTACAGGTGAGTCTCATCTATATAAAAGAGGAGAGTCTTTAGGTATTAAAGGCGCGCAAGTTGATGGTATGGATTTCGAAAAAACTTATACAGCAATCAAAAAGGCTACCGATGAGATAAGAAAAACTAACATTCCTCAAATTTTGGAAGTAAAAACTTATCGCTATCGTGGCCATTCAATGTCTGATCCAGCTACTTACAGAACTAAAGAAGAGGTAGAAGGATATAAGGCAAATGACCCAATCGAGCGTATAAAAAAGCAGATTGTAGCTAAAAAGTACTTAGATGAAGCGCAGATAAAAGAGATGGATCAAGAAATTAAGCAAGTCATTAAAGAGGCTGCAAGTTTTGCAGAAACCTCTCCTCTGCCTCAGGAACAAGAATTATATACAGATATCTATATACAAGTATGA